ctacagtctggaaccacgtgaccgctacgcttgcaggtttgaatcctcactcaggcatggatgtgtgtgatgtccttaggttagctaagttagttaggtttaagtagttctaagttctaggggactgatgacctcagaagttaagtcctatagtgctcagagccatttgaacacatttgaatGTGTACATTGACTTGTTCAACACTGCTGAAGGTTCTCCTCCTTGATGAGATCTACAGTagatgatgaatgaatgaattaatgcATTGGCATTTAAGGCAATGTTCTATAATGCAAGGGATCTTCCCACATAAGAAACTGCCCTTGTGAAGTTCTTGTGGCATATATATTTCAGTAGGCCTATGTCACACTTTAAATCATTGTGTTTTATATCATGATGAGAAACCAGAATCTTGTTTACTAACTATTCAACACCCTATTGtaagtgacaaaagaaaaaaagtgataTGTGTTTTGGGGCTCTGTGTTGTGTTCATCTTTCTATAGCTCAAATAAAATCACTTTGTCATTAACAGATTACAGAGACGAGGTGGGGGGAGGCAGTGTTGCTGGTTTACAGCCTACCAGGCTGCCTTGCCTGACAAGGCCCTTAATGTACAGAAAAGATGGGGAACACACGCACTCAAGAAAGTGTCTAGCTGCTGGGCTCTACCACACAACTTGTCGAAACATCAGTACAAAGTTCTTTTAATCAAAGTTCACCTGAACTGTTAGGATATTTTATTATGTTCTCAGGGTGCCTGTCTCATCTGTGTTTTTGTGTAAGTGATAAGTCATCCACAGTATCTTGACTAGCTGTTTTAGTTTCTTCCATGTTTGTACAGTGGAAGACTGATATACCATGGTCTGGTACACCACAGATTCAGATATAATTTGGTATAAAGTATGTCCCCCAagataaaatatcatttattaatGATTTTTGCACTCTAGTATATTTTAtaaacttgaagaaaaaaaaaaaaaaaatcttattaccGTCTGTATGAACCTACAGCCTCCAAGCTTTCTAAACAATAATGAGAATAGCTGGGTGTAATTGAACTCAACCTTCGGTTCGTCTCATCAGCATATCAGGACTGTTGCTTTAAAGAAGCTTTGAATACACATCTCATAGTTAACATTGTGATGTGGCCAGCAAAGTGACTATGCAGCAGTGCTTGGCAATAATTGAAATGGCAGGTTGTGGATCATATGTTATGTATTCAGTGGCTAGATTTCTGTGTGCTTGTTGCATCACAGGAATGGAAAGAGTTTTCTGTGAATGATAAGCTAAAAATTATTGATCTTGTGGAGAGCTGTGAAACAAAAGTAAGTTTATCATGCAAGTGGGGTGTATCAAAAGTAACTACCAGAGGATGGGCAAAAGAAGAGAGTAAACTTAGAAGTTTTGTAAACACAGTTGAAAGTGATGTGGGAATTGACAGAAAAAGGACTAAACTAGGAGAAGACAGTGAACATGACAAATGTCTTTAGTTAGGTGGTATTTAACAAAGAGAAGTGAAGGTGTGCGACTTTTGAGCCCAATGATTAAAGCCCAAGCTGATGAACTTAACTTTGATTTACATGGAAATAAAGGTTTTATAGCTTCCAATGGATGGTTTCCCAGATGGAAACATCACCATGGAATTCACCCAAATGACCATTGAAGGAGATGCATGGTCTTGTAACAGTGAATCTGTTTGACTGGTCTTGTGACGGTGAATCTGTTTCACAGTTTCCTGAAATTATGGACATAGTAATAgtagatgaaaatttaatcatAATTAAGGTTATAATTGTGATGAAGCGGTGCTTTATTACCAGTTGCTTCCAACCACACCTCTCGATATAGAAAAAATCCGGAAACAAAATGGGTCTGAAGATGAATAAAATAAACTGGGCTGACATAAGCTGAAACATCTTTGTATAGGTAAATGTAAAAGCCCGAAATGTTTCAGGCATGTAAATATGTCGTCTTTACAATTCActtacaggcattcaaagaatgcTTGGATGACGTGACATTTTCACCAGTTGTTTTCAAGAAGAGTTTGTTCCATCAATGAGTAAGCACCTGATCACTGTCCATCTATCCATCTTCTGATGTGCTGCAATTGGAagataaaaagagagaaaaaaaaaaactttgtttttacTAAAACAACATGATGGCATTAATTCAGCCACTGGATCAGGGCATCATGTGAGCATTTAAGGTTCATTATTGCTGTGAATTGTTCTCATTGATAGTAAATTCAGATGAGGAAGTGGAGATCTTCTTGAAACTTGTAATCTAAAGAGAGTTCTGTATTCAGTAGGCCTGGCATTGCAGCAAAGCATTGGTCCAACCACTATTAGGAATTACTGGAACAAGTTTCTCATTGAAGGACATGCAACATATGAATGAATGCTATAGTGATGTAGATCTCAATTGCTGTGACATCCAGTCTACATTTGATGTTATACAGTGCAATATTGATCTTGAAGACTAACCGTTGGGTAGTCGTCAACAACGAAGAACCGAATGTGGAGATCATAGGTGTCAAGGACATTATTGATTCTGGTCTAAGTGAGAGTAGTGAAACACTTGAGGATGAGGATGACGAAACTGAAGAAGGAAGTATAGATGATGATCCCAGTACATGTCAGATTATGTGGACGGAGCGACAAATTGGACCAAACTAAATTGAGCCATTGCACCTGATAAACAAAAAACAATATGTGCTACAAAAACCATGTGAAATGATGCACAAAGAAAGCTGACTGACTTATTTATAGCAGTAGAATAATTACTTGCCGTATCTTGCAGGCTGTGTTATAAATTACCATACTGTATTTGATAGTATACTTTACAGATCGTGTTAGAACTCATGTTACTGTTTGCACAAAGTTTGAGTGAAGTTTGTCTAATTGTTACACACTGGTAACTTTCTGAGATGTTTTActtctaatgttctttaaatttaaatacagtacAGTACGGTATGTACAACTTTTGCTTTATATGTTCTCCCTAACTTTCCATGTGTAGTTTGTCATTACATGGCTCACTCTCAATATCCCGCAGGTATGCTAGAATTTGGGAGTAAAGTATGTCCCCCGACTGCATTTGTATTTGATAAGTGCATTGGGGGGGGACACTTATAGCAGATTCGTATGCAAGAGGGTGGGTGTATACATGTATTTGAGAGTAAATTTTTGTTATATctattttaaagttttaaattcttTTATATACACTCATCTTTCAACCTTTTTGTAAGAGTGCTGGTGGTAGTGGGTGCTGAAAATCTACAACCATctttcagaagaaaaagaaaatactgtctgtGATTTTGTGACTTTGGAGTTGTGTTTGCACTCAGAAGGACAGTACCAGATAAAAGGCATTAAAAGAACAAAAGAATAGAATTTTTGTGCTCTTAAAATAAGTTATTATTGTAACTTGAGACTACTCAGGATGAGAGGCATTCCCTATTATATTACTAACAGTGGTTCGCAGTCCTCAAATTTATACCACCTAACAGTTACCAGAAAAAAACAAGATTTTATATCCTTTGCTGTGTTTCAGCTATGTATATTCATAAATTAATCTTTAATTATTAGAGGGCAGTGACAAATGGTCCATTCCAGCAATAAATGAAACAGCATTACTGGAATTCACTCTCACATGGGAGAAATTTCTGTGGTCAATCTATAGCCTGCAATCCTGATACTTTAGAGAGCAATAGCTTTACTGATGGCAATGTATGAAGAAAATTATGGCAACCAAACCTGTAGCATGCAATATAAAGAGTGACTTTGATTGTTATTGCCTGTTTTGTAGGTAATACAACAGATTACATGTCACAGTGTTACCTCATTATGTTCTACTATAGCTGAAGCAACTGAAGAGGTTCATTGAAGTTTTTGTGCCAATTTAGTGATAGTCTCACCTCTTTCATATTTAAATATATGCTTCTAAATGAACTGTATTACTAATAGTTTAGCATATACAGTTATAACATAAATTCAATATCCCATTCTCCATGATTCTAACTAAACGGTTATTTGTTTTTTGCAGGACCTTACTATGTAATGTTGTCATCTGCGGACTTACTAATGGTGCAACTATTTGTTGGTGTAGCACTGTATGTTACCAGACGTGCTGATGGAATATCTTCTCTTGCCTCATTCAAGGGCACACAAAAGCGAGATTTATGGAGTATAATTGTTGTGTATGAATTTTCTGCTCTGCTTACTGTTACCCATGATGCTGTTATGCGATTTGGTAAGTATCAGGTCACAGATGTAGTCATAAAGATAAAGTCAATGTCACACGCTAGGTTATATTACAATGGTCTGAAATCTGTAAGACATTAAAGGTAAGATTGATTAAGTTTACTGGAATTATTTGCTAAATAAATTGAAAGacatgttaaaatatgttaaaaatatattttattattaatacaaCAAAATTTATTAAGAATGCTATTACAAgtacttttcttgttcttctttctgTTTCAGTTGGTACCGAAGCTGAAGGCTGCAGTGCATTGTTTGCTCACAGACAGATATTCTATTCAATGGTTGCATCACTTTTAATGCTTGTAAAGTTCCTGGTTCCTACATGGACTTTATTGTGTGTGTTTCAACCTGTGGAAGGAGATACTCATAACTCGGAGGTTGCCCTTGCAAGCCGTTATAACACAGCGGTGAGAAAGCTCAGGCAAATTAAATGTGCTATTAGTGTGAACTGTACAGCGgtgttaattgtttattgaaccCAGCAAAGATAAATGTTACTTTCTGACAGGAAAGGAAGTTTGTGACTGTTTTAATTTTTAGGGCATGTGTGTGTCACTTTCTCTATGAAACTGAATAATCTCATTATATGTTAACACTATTTAAAAGAGCACCACTGCTTGTTACTGCTTAACAGGTATTGAATGTATGATATAGAAGGAAGAGCTGCTCAAGAGAATACATCATCTTTAATTACCAATGACAAGATACCTTAATTTGGCAATTACTAAATTATCAGTTCACATGAGTGGCTGTTAAgactacacaaaaaataattttatttattaatttatttacatttatgtagCTTTATATATGTTCTCCCTTTGTAGCAGGAACTGTACTACACTGTATGCAGTCACTGATATTATGATAGCACCACATAACATTGATAAACGAATTACATAGGTAACAGAAGGCTATTAAGTATTCATTATAATATTGCTTCCTAACTGTTATTAATTGATGTGAAACATGAATGTACCTCATTCTATCCATCTACGCTTGTTCCCTTCATATGTAGTAAATATGAATCTCAACTGCTATAGTATGAAAGTGTCAGGTAGAGCTAACAGTCAGTCTTTGCATTTTGGTACTAAGTCCACTGGTCTTCACAGAATCTGCCATTTAGAATTTTCTATATTTCCCTTATAAACTCGTAAACTGTAACTTATTTTCTGATTTTGTCCATCATCTTGCACATTTCCTGCCAACTAACATTTAATCAAGTACTGATTTTCTCAAGCAACACACTATtgacttaactacattaaattcacAAATCTAGTCTTAACATTTTAAATTGTGTTCTCACTGTAATCTTCATGTACTCAGGTGTTTTGAATCTAATTCTTGCATTCTTCGCATATTTCATAAAATGAGTTGTGCCTTATGGCTTGACTTGCCTGAACTTAACTGGTGATCTCCTCATAGGAACATTTTCTATGTGCAACAATTattatatataaaattttgttattaGATGTTAATAGTGGACAATATCAGGTAAAAACAGACCCAAGTGAGACAAGGGGCTGACTAGGGTGTCAAGCAGAGAGGGGCACCATAGGTGCCCCTAATGCAGAATTTGCACACAGTGTGTATCATAATTAGTGGTGAAAACAATGTGTTTCCAGGCTCACAAGATTTAGATTTTTTAAATGTCTTACCAAGAGCCCAAGGAAAGGCAACTAATGtatgagggaggggaggggtgggggtgcccAATGTGTTGCTTATGTGATAAAATGAATTTATGGGGGGATGTGGGGTATCACCAACTGATGTGTCCCTTCTGAGGAAAAATGTCCTCATCCGTGGGTAAAATAATATAGGTAGATTCTTATAGCATAGTTGTTCAGAATTTGTGTATGTGTGATGGAAAAGAATTGAGTGGTATGGCATCACATAATTTCACAACTGATCATATGCCGTACTTTAAATCCCATGTTATAATAAGCTGGAcagtccatcatcatcatcatcatcatcatcatccattataGTGATTAAGTATCTACTTGttccaataaatttttttaatggtaTGTGTGAAAAATTGCAGGACGGTACATCAGAGCCTGGATTTCATCAGTATCAGAGAATGACATCGCCTCTGAGCCCACATCTGCTACCATTTGTATCAGACTTTACATCATTAGGGAATGGTGAACAACCACACACGGTAGTGGCTTCCCTTGGTCACAAGAAACTACCTCCAAAGGATCGCAAGGCATTGTCTACCATAAGTGAGGAGTCGTATCCTGCATCTGCCCTTGATAGCCCATGTAGTCAGCGTGATACTCTCAGCTGAATTTGAGTATAGCCATTGTTGCAAAAGGTATGTGTCTATCAAAGCGTACTTTACAGTTTCTTAGCATAATGATTCACATACTCACGAATTATATGAAAGAATTGgtcatattattcccttttttttttatagTAAAAGTAACCTGGAAACTTGATTTTATCTAGTGCTATACTTGCATTAGTAATTTGTAATAaatgtaaaaggatattttttaCTCTTGTAGTAAATTATGTTGAAAATGTTTAAATGTTAAAAATACTAATTGCATCATATTAAGAAAAATGTCATATTTTGTGGAAATGAAGTGGCATATTAATCTATATCACATCTTAACAACTGACTTTTGCATTAATCTGCTCAAATAATGAGGTTTTGTGGTTAACTGCAGAAGTGCTAGATTGCTAATTCAGAGATTTGAGGTCCAGTCCTCAGTTGATCCAGGgattttttgtcattgctttttTTCTCACCTCTTATGATGATCTGATGTATGAAACAAGTTGTGTAATGGTTCAGAGTCCATATTAAGCTGTAGGTGTCCTTATAATTGATActaagtcagcttcaaatgtctgtgGAAGGTCACACCATGTCCAATAGGACCATGCATTATGCAGTCTGGTGGTGGCAAGTTCTGGTGCACCCAGCCAAGGAGAGAAAGCGGGAGCCATTTTTCCTGCTGAAGTCTGTAGCATGAGagagtgtttgttttgaataaaaGTTGGGAAGTAGGACAGAGATGCAGCTGTTATCTGCACCCCAAGACCTCCCAGCAACCACACACTTTATGCACCTCTCATGTTCCGTGTTGGTTAAAGCAGTGGTGTGTGTACTGTGCATATGCCAGCTTATTCAGAAGAGTCACAGGAACAGTGGCATTATGTTGCGTGCAGTAACATGGCGAAGTACTTGAAAAGCTCTACAAAAAATGAAGTTTGAATTAAAATTATGTATAAATTCCTAAAAACCCCTAAGTTGGTGGGCCACCCTGCACATCCTTCCCTCTTCAATAAGAAGTGATGCCTTATATTGGTTACAGAGGGTGTAACACACTTCATCGGGAAGGCAGGTTGCCCAGATGGGATCTTAAAACTCTGGGAGGGCTCTATTACAATTGCTTGCATTTAGTGTATGTGGGAGGGACTTAAACGTAGCTGTAGTATCGAGGTTTGTCAAAAAGACTGTTACCaggattttatttttatgtgtgaaaATTCAGAACTAGAATAATATGTCAAATATATGCTTTACGCAAAGTCCCTGTTACACAATAATAACAATGTagcatttcatcctctatgaaaaTGTCAAGACAAATAAAGAGACAAAAAAACAATAAGTGGAAACATAACAAGTTAGTATTCCGCAAAACTCCAAACAGACATCATATGGAAGAAAAGGAAATAATATACCTACTCACTGTAAAAAGTATTGAATTATCTCATCTTCAAATTGATCAGTCCATGTCGTTAATTCAGGGGTTACATAGATACTAATGGACAAACACAGTAATTTTTCCTCTACTTTACTTGGGTGCATCATTAACCACAAGCAATTTCTCACTTAAATTGATACAGAATGGAGTAGTAAATAATTAAACCTATAAAATAGTGCAATATTTATGACAGAGATAATCATCAAATGTGGTTTGTAAAATACTAATCAGTTCTGAAAGTTCCTCTGTATACAATTAGTGTAAAGTAAGAAACCTCAACATGAATTCCTAGAACCTTTAACCTGCATGAGACCCATCCATTAATTCAATACCACTCTAAGTTCCTTTTGCCACTAAAGCACATGAAAAATTGCTAATTCCAATTAGGCAAAAGAAGGAAAATGTGCAGTTATACGAGTGAAAAGTTATTCTACTTAAGTGTTGCTATAGACAAGGCAGAGGCAGAGGCCGAGTACTGGGATCCCTCCTTTCAGAATTGGACATCTGCCTATCCAACAATGCAGCTGCAGCACATATCAGTGTGACCCATGGAGCATAATCACCTACTGATCTCAAAGTTTAGAGTCCGAGTATCTTACCCCTCGTCATATTTGGAGAATCTCCCTCTCAATGGAAGGATGGTATTAATATTCCTTTCCTGAAACTGAGAAAGGACCTGCATATTTTAACTAGCTTCCGGCCAGTCTCTCTCATGAATTGGCTGTGTAACTTATTCGAAGGAATGGTGAACCACTGGTGGAATCTGCAGCACACAATGCTTTCATGTGTCATTGACATCTGATTACTGCGTGCTTTGACCTACAGAAAGCATACGATACCACCTGGCAATGTCACATCCTGTCTAAACTGCATGAATGGGGTTTCTGGGGCAATTTacccatttttatccagaattttctATCTCTCCAACTTTTTGGGTTCATATAGGTTTGACTTGGAGCGACCAATATGTGCAGGAAACTGGAGTCCCTTAGGGATCGATTATGAGTGTAACACTGTTCGCTGTGGTATCATAAATGCAATGGGCCTCATAGTAGTCTCTGTCACTGTATGTGGATGATCTTTGCCTCTACTATGCCTCTGCATCACTGCGCACTGCTAAACGCCATCTTCAGGGGGCTGACTGGAGAATCCATGACCAGGCCCTGAATCACGGCTACCAATTTTCTCCTGCAAAATCATGAGTTTTATGCATTTTTGTTGACTCCTGACAGTGCACCCACACCCAGAAGTTCATCTTGATGACCAGTTACGTGAAGTCCTTGAAACTTTTCAATTCTTAGGTATTTTATTTGACAACACGCTAACTTGGCTGCCTTATGTCTGCCAGCTCGAGGCAACTTGCATGAAGAAGCTGAATGCTCTTGTTTTCTTAGGTCACTCCTAGTGGGGCAAAGACCACATAGTTCTTCCTACCCTTCTCTGTCACCTGTTTCAATGCTCTGTGATGCTCTATGATTATTCTAATTTGGCATGCATTTACACAGACAGATTGAAAGTCATTGCATTGGTTACACTTTAGTACATGCAAGGGGACACGAGAAGTGTTCTCTGCTGAATGCCTGCGGTATATACACTAGAGTTGGTTGCCATATCTCTGGCTTTGCGATATGTCAAATCCCTGGCGATGGCAAACtttttcagatctgtaacgatTCTATGAGTTGCTTAAAAGACATATGCCTGTGCTACCCCAAAAATCTTTTGGTTGCCAGCATCCAGGACCTATTAGTTGACACGTAAAACTCTGAAAAGACAGTGAAgttcgccggccggagcggccaagcagttctaggcacttcagtctggaactgcgcgactactacagtcgcaggttcgaatcctgcttcgagcatggatgtgtgtgatgtccttaggttcattgggtttaagtagttctacggtctaggggactgatgacctaagatgttaagtcccatagtgctcagagccattttagagcaGTGAAGTTCATGTGGGCACCGAGCCACGTAGGCATCTAGCTAAAGATGCAATGGCAGGAGATAAATTTGATGTTAGAATTCCAGGTGGTGACATACGATTAGAACTTATTGAGGTTCTGGGGACTGGAATGGCAGGCTACTATGACCCAAAACAAATTGAGAGTGATTAAAATTTCTACTAAGGTGTGGCATACATCCTTCCAGGCCTCTCAGAAAGATGCCATTATGTTGTGCCGACAACGCAGCAGCCGCATGAGACTCACTCATGAGTTCCTTCTGTGTCAGAAGGGTTCTCTTCACTGCAACTGCAGTAGTCTACTGACAAAAGCGCATGTTCTTGTTGAGTGGGCCCTTCTGGCCGATCTGGGCGTGCTCACAGCTTGTCAACATCACTACCTTCGATGCCTGCAGATGATGAGTCAGCCACTACCAAAGTGTTGCATTTCCTGTGGGAGAGTGGACTTTACACTAAACTATAATACTCCTCGACTTTCAATGTTGGgggtggtttggggggggggggggggggcagatcgtCCCCCAGCAGCCAGTACCCTCCATGAGACTGCATGTTACTTTCTTCCCCCCTCACCTCATTGTGCCTTGAGACCCCTCTTGTGCAAAATGCTGCCTGGGTTATCTCTATTTTCTTTTACCTATCATGTTACAGCTACTGTCACACCCTTTTTCTAACTTTTTGACTTACTTGTATAGTTGCAGCATCCAAgt
This sequence is a window from Schistocerca serialis cubense isolate TAMUIC-IGC-003099 chromosome 7, iqSchSeri2.2, whole genome shotgun sequence. Protein-coding genes within it:
- the LOC126412881 gene encoding uncharacterized protein LOC126412881 yields the protein MFSRGRKQGNDTIDVANKSCFIYFDTLACVRTCLLVIFAILTLLLILLKLIKYHVLRHPQIHHFAIFYISAGEIVLCAAAAAANLLVPQLEFAAYFLRLLQLAAVCHLHWSLYARTPVLVQNVVNPVLCLYILYCTTVALMGMVDISDTWTQCMRPYYVMLSSADLLMVQLFVGVALYVTRRADGISSLASFKGTQKRDLWSIIVVYEFSALLTVTHDAVMRFVGTEAEGCSALFAHRQIFYSMVASLLMLVKFLVPTWTLLCVFQPVEGDTHNSEVALASRYNTADGTSEPGFHQYQRMTSPLSPHLLPFVSDFTSLGNGEQPHTVVASLGHKKLPPKDRKALSTISEESYPASALDSPCSQRDTLS